In Camelina sativa cultivar DH55 chromosome 17, Cs, whole genome shotgun sequence, the genomic stretch GGACCTGAGTTACATGCTTTTGCTTTCTTAGCATACCATTCATCCATACCACCAACacgatacatatataaataagtgaaaattgttctgtttttaaagaaaaaataaatagatttcaCAAAAGAATACTACGAGAGAATGTAAAAACGTTTAAAGTATCATCTgattactatttatttttcagtAAAAACACTTTAGACTTTAGAGTATCATCCTAGTAAAGAGATCGATGAATGCATGCATGGAGCAGCAAAATATGAGAAAGACAATGGTAGGCTACGACTTTTGCACGTGCGAAAAATAGGAGCGACTGTGTCGGGAAGTTAGCCGTTGCCGTGGAGCACCCCTTTAGAACATCTAATGAGtatcattttcaaaactacGCATTCCATATATGTTACGCAATAACGTGGTCTTTTTCtgaattgttttttcttctttacagcTGTCTTTAAATATACTTACGAAAACAACTAACAGATGTTTTACTAAACGAACTTACATTATTGATACATATTTTGATCTATAGTTTTGAACCAAAAATTACTGGGAAGGGTCTCACTAGAGCCGattataattattagtttattacacAAGTAATAACAATGTCATATCAACTAAGTTGATGAaaccttttaacaaaagaaaaaattaaaagataagcaaaagaaaaagaaaaaaaactaaatggaTGGTGGTCTAGTGGGgattgaaaagtgaaaactcaAAATCACAAGTTCGACTTCATTTGAAAGAAGAAATTTACGCTTCAAACATGGTATTTATCAACGGTTCACCTCGGATAGCGAAAAAAATTACGGAGCAAAGATTCAAAACTTAAATCTGTATCACTGTATGCATCATTGTCATTAACGTTGTTAGATGGAGTCGACAAAGTCTTTTTCATTAAACATACAatccatacatatatagtttactTGAAGGTTAGTTTTAGGTAAAATATATGTTGAGGTTTTGTATTAGGCttatttggaaaattttgttatgaaaaaaagGATTTGGGAACAAATTAACTAACCGGGGTACGTGTAGGAGCATCGTTATTATCTGTTAATTCTTTACATCctttagtatttgttttttattcgaGAAAGTTAATTTCTAGAAAGATTCCTAAATCCGGACACTCTCATGAGCAAAGAGTATTCAACCTCTCCTAGCAACTCGAAAGGTTCTCTCTGAATcattcagatatatatatatatatatatatatatatatatatatatatatatattaaaatcgaCAACACTAGATTATATATCTTACTAtgacaattttttaatatttgtattgaACGTAGAGAACTCCTGATGCGTCATGCGTGTGGTGTTCAGACTAAACGAGTAACAAAGCCACGTGATGTCGTAAGGTCTCAGTGTCGTATCATGTCTGTATATAGCACGCATCGAAAATCTCTATTCTTAAATTTATGACAAAAGGTCAAGAAATGGACACATTGCATTTCTTGGTTATTTATCTATGTACCTTAGATGTCCACcttataaaatttatgattttatttaaataaaattggtaACTTAGTGACGAAGAGTATCTTTTCTGCGGCAAACGTTGTTGTTTCTCGTCATGAGTACTTTACATATCTATCCTCTTCTATCTATAAGTAAGTGTCTGCGTTAAACTCAAGATCTTAACCCAACTTACAAATACATAATCACTTAAACCTATCAAAAGAAATGAACAACGATGAAGAGTTTCTTCGGCTATGGTTGGAGAGAGTGAACTCGCTGGCTGATCCCGAGGCCCATAGTAACGTGCGTAGGATCAACAACGAAGGAGGTGAAGAAAATGCAAGGCAAAAGAGGCCAGCTGAGTCAAAGAGTGACGGAAAGAAGAGTCGAGTTAAGAGACAGTGCGCGACTAAATCTCCTGATGAATTGTTGGCGAAAGTAACGAATAATAATAGTTTTGGTATTGATGCTTCTTCCCCAAGAAACTCTTGATTTcctcattattttattttcttctttgaattAGGAGATGAAGCGAGAACTTATAAGAACCAAACTTGAAGAACTTAAGGCAGTAACACCCAATTGCCCACAGGTTCACAACCTCTGCCTCcttatttcatatttgattttgtttttcgattCGGAGATgatagttttcttttaattctattttcttataaatttgtaGACGGATGTCAACGCCATGCTTGATTGTACTATCGAGTACGTGAGGCACTTGCAGCTTGCAATTCTTTTTATAGgtagaaatttatatatgtggCCATAGTCAATTGTATTAGTTTCATTGAAGCTTATCTTTCTCGTTGTTAATATCTCTTCATTTGCAGCATTCCATGAATACGTACGAAACACTAAGATGTGAGACTGGAGACCGTTGTCGCTGTTTTGATACTCTTCAAGAGTTTCTATTATGTTGTTCTTATTATCTCAGATGTTGttctttatgtgtttgtttgttagaATAAAGTTGTACTAGAGTTTGATCCGTGCTTTTATCcctactattaaaagaaaaatattgtctgaaataaactttagttttgtaaaaatttacaatacaatgtcattgaaaataagacaaaataatttatttgcgATAAGGACAAAAGCGTAATTATATTGATTCTGTAATCGGATAAACACGCGGATTCTTTTTACCCATTAGTCTGACccggttttaacttttaatctCAAccgtttattttatttttgagaataaaTCTGAACCGTTCAATTGACTGAGTGTActaaacctaaattttatttttctttcgcctatgctctctctctcgccgTCTCTCCCAAATGGAGagttaaagaatttttttttcctgtttgtCGACAAAATCGAAGAGATGataagaggaaaagaagaaggcAAAGAATTTTATTCAAGCATCGTGTATATGCTAAggtattttgtttcttttatcttttaattaagtttagattttaaatctATGTTTGATGATTAAAACCGAGTGTAATTGGAATTTTGTTTCTGAATCTTGATGTAGAATGGAAACCAAGTGATATATcatttttgcttatttaaacATGAAGATTTCAGTCAATtgatatactcttttttttttatagctcGATCTTGGGCTGAAGCTATGGCACAAAGTAATTGGGAAGCTTACAAGATGTAAGTTGTTTTTGTATTCTAATGAGACCTTATTTTGTTCATTTCccagatttttatttcttcttagtTTCATGTTTTTCGGTTTTGTAGGATtgacgtttatatatatacgtatgatCGATcatttggtgaagaaaaaaattcaaaatactgcAAAATCGTTTATGATTGGAGGAAAGGTTTCACCTGATCTGAGCTGGTAATTATATGACTTTCGTGATCAGAGTAACTATAAGAATATTAAACCATCAGATGTTTGATGGTCAACATCATGATTTTAAGATGGCTACCTTTCACATTCTCTTTTGTTAATTCACATCATAATTAGTATTAATTGTTTAGGTACGATGAAATGAGGCAGAAGTTCAATCGAATACATTGCTGGAGGtgattcatcatcttcttgcgCTATTATTCTATATTTGGTGTTTATGTGCATTATTAGAAGAATTTGTGATATCTTCTTTATTTGGTTTCGTTTTTTCAGGTGTTATCCATAACTCAATCAAATTGGCCCAAGTAAAGGACTGTTAAACCTTATCCtcataactatttttaaatGTTAGTACCTTTGTTGCTTAACCTTACAATTTATTTGATTACTGCAGTGGATGCTTCAAACTCTTTAGGCAACCAGTTACATGGGATCCATTGGAAAGAACAAATAGGGAGAGGCAATGAAGGATGCTACCGTACCTGGTGTCAATGTGAGTCTTCTTTAGGTTTAGTTATTGGTGTTTGGTTCTGATTTAAGTCCATATCAACGGGTGCTATAAACTGTTTATTACCTATTCTTCTATATCCAGgtccactattttggagatgagtCAAAACCTACTGTTCTTGGTGGAGAAAGGTTAGGGTTACAATcaatctttatattttcttttgattattttcttaataagatATCCTTCTGTTGAGTTGTATTGAGGCGTGTCTCCTTTTTTGTAGGTCGCTCATTGCAAATCTTTTTACTGCAAGCTGCTACAAGGTTGAACACTTGCATATGCATGAGTACTGGGCTTTAGGTAAAAATATATCTCATCTACTGCCcttttttaaagagtttattTTATGAGATTTGATACTTTCATATGTTGGAATCTGCTGAGATTTTGTgaaacatgtttcttttttggtagtTGGGAATGCTAAGTTCTACTACATTGATGGATTCTTCGTCACAGTATATCACCATAATCCTTTCAGTTGATATGTGAACATGCAGCTGCTAACAACAAGCTAAGAAGACATGATCCTTTATGAGAACCAgacatttcatattttgtaatgtCTTCTCTTTGATCAGACTTCAACACATTTCTCTACTGTTTCTCCCTAACAGTAGCAAGAATCAAGGTTTACTGACATCTGAAATACCTATCTACTCTCAGTTAGTACATGATTTTTtctattaagaattttttttttttaagaatctaaGTTATTGGATAAGTTgaggtttgtttagttttagcaACCAGATGGAATCTTATAGAATTGTCAGTTTTGTAGATAACATCCATGTTGTTTCTTCTTacgttctttgtttttaattgtgtaCAAAATCAATCTGTGTGACATGTTTTTGTTGGGTATATTGTAATGTTCTCTGTTGAACAAAACGACAATGCACATTTTTGGATgaactaaattttttgttttcaaaccaataaaaaagatttgacaATCTGCAACAAGTTTTGATTCgattaatttggtttctttgttacaattatattttctatatttagtCTTTAGAATTATGGTAAGAATATAACGACTGCAAGTATTGTAAAATGAAATCCATGTTGTCGGCGAACCGCTGGTTCCCTGAGATTCGAGTTTCCGGCAGCAATCCAGCTTCAGCGAAAGCTGAAGGTGGCTCAAATCGACCCCCTCCCTTCCCTCCCGACCCCCCAGACATTTCCCCACTCATCTCCTTCTCTGACTTCCCCCCTCTCACCCCCACTTCTCCCTCCTCTCTCTCGCCCCTAACCAAAACTGATTATGTCGACCCAGAGCGAGTAATCCTAGCACTTCCTGCTCTTCACAAATCAACTCCTGTGGTAGTAAACCCCCAGGCTCAAGCTATCCTTAACTCATACAACCTCTCCTTGGCCCCAAAACCTAGATCTGCAAACACTGCTACAGTGTCACAAGGAAAAACTGTAGCCCAGACTGATGGTCTCCTTACCAAATCCCCACCAAAGGTTACCCGTCTCTTACTAAACCCTTTCCACCCCAAAACCTTGTCGCAAGAGACTCAAGAGGAACACGCCCAACTGAACCCTTCCCATCCCGAACCTTTGGCGCAAGAGACTCAAAAGGTACAAGCCCAACAATCTTCTCAGCCATCTGTTATTCCCCCTTTGACTTCCTGTAATCAAGAGAAAACCCGTCCAACTATAGCCTCAAGCTCAAGCTCGTTACCTCGTTGTCCTGGTGATCCTTCAGGTGCCATCTCTCCCGAGGGTCCTCTGTTACCCTCCCCACCATCCTCTGCCCCAGTAACTGTTACTCAAACCCAGCAGTTGGAGAAGAGTCATCAGTCAGTTCAACAACAAACCTCAAGCTCAAGACCTGAAACTTTGGCTCAGAAACTTAAGAAAAGTGCAGATAGAACCCTAACCCGCTTGGCCCCTGTAGACTATTCCCCAGAAGGGAAGCCTCGCATTGTCATTCCAGATGCAGTCTTCCAAGAGGGAGCCGAGCTTCACAAAGATTTCATCATCGGCACCTTCAAAGGAAGGCTCCCACCCTACAAACAAATTCATAGTGTGCTTAGCCACATGTGGGGAAGAGGCCAAAGGCTAGAGATTCACCTAAACCATTCAAAAAACTCAATGTTAGTCAGGCTGCCCAATGAATTCATTCGAACTAAAGTTTTAGAGAAAAAACTGTGGTACATTGGAGACAGCATGTTTCTCGTGGCTCAGTGGAATGCTTCTGGAGGTGAGAACATGAATTTGGATGCCATCCCCATTTGGGCGCACCTAAAGGGCATGCCTTTTGACTTAATGCACCACAAAGGAATAAGTCTTGTGGCTGGTCTAGTGGGTGAACCTAAAGAAATGGATGAGTTCACTAGGAACCTCGTCAGTCTTTCAGAAGCCCATGTTAAGGTCGAGAGAAACTTAACTGAACCCCTCCCCTCTTCGGTGGAGATTCAACGAGAAAGTGGAGAAATAATAACAATCTCAGTCGAGTATCCTTGGGTTCCCCCCACTTGTTCTCACTGCAAAGATATAGGTCACGTAATTCGCTATTGTCCCTCAGTTGCACCGTCCTGGGTCCAGAAACAAAAGACTAATGAAAAACCTCTTCCCAAAGGACATAATGCGGAAACACCACCTTTTCATGCTCCCACGAGTAGTTCTATCCCTGACCCTGGAGCTTCCTCTGGTCTCTCTTCAGGTTGCTCCCCCCTTCCTCCTTCCCCACCCACCTCTCTTGTTTCAGAAACCCTTCCTCCTGCTGTTCAGTTTTCCGTACCTCAGGAGAAAACCACTACTAATCACCCTATCCGACCCCAATCCAAAGCAAAAGCTAGGAAACCACCCACTACACAAAACAAGTCCACTCCCTTGCGAAACATCTCCATCCCAATCTCCACTAACCCTTTTGACATCCTAACTAATCAACCACCGCCTTCCCAAATTCCAAACCCATCCTCAGAAACACCTCCATCCCCAAATGTCTTGCCTAACCCGCCTAACCCACCTACTTCCCCCCTCCCGCCTTCAGCCATGCAAATTGACCCACCTACCTCTTCTGACCCTAATAGTCCTACTCTGGCGAATCTCCCACATAAGGGAGAGGATCCAAATCAACTATAATATTCTCATTTTCCTATGTATATACGGCCCTTTTTTTGGAACGTTCGTGGTCTAAATGACCCGGATAAACACAGGCCTTTTGTTAACTGGCTAACTATGCATAAGCCTACTTTTGGAGCTATCTTAGAAACCCACATAAAGGAACCAAATTTGAACCGAGTGATGAACCTTGCTTGCCCAGGGTGGCATTACACTTCAAACCACTCTTCGGACGAAGATGGTAGAATAGTCCTCATCTGGCGTCAGCCTACCACAGTCTCAGTCCTGCATCAAACAAAGCACTTGATCACAGCGGAAATTTCAACCAATGGTCATCGGTTTTACTTTACTGCCGTCTACGCCCCTAACCTAGGTGAAGAGCGAACTGACCTTTGGTGTGAAATGTTGAGCCTCCATCAAAGATTTCAGCTGGACACGGCTCCTTGGTTGGTAGGAGGGGActttaatcaaataattcatcCAGCCGAACACTCAAGTCCCTTTGTAAATCACTTAACCTCGCGTATGGTTGAGCTTCGTGACTGCCTCCTGCAACTTGAGCTCCTCGATGTACGCTATCAAGGCCCAAACTTCACCTGGACAAACAAGAACCCGTCAAACCCCATTGCAAAAAAACTAGACAGGTTATTGGTGAACAATCCATGGTTAACGTGTTACCCTGATAGTGTAGCTACTTTCTTAGCCCCAGAAATCTCAGACCACTCTCCTTGCATCCTTAACCTCAATGCAAACCTCCCCACCTCAGGGACCAAACCtttcaaatttttcaattttctcaCCAAGCATCCCCTGTTTACCCAAACGGTTGAAGCTGCTTGGATTCTTGCTGGAAACTCCACTTCTCGGGAAATATGTTTGTCGACACTaagtgcaaaacaaaaaacactaaaaagagCGTTAAAAACACTTTCTCGAGAGAACTTTTCTAATATTCAAATCAGAGTGAGAGAAACTAACCTTTTGCTTCAAGCTATGCAGGTACAATCCATGTCATCCCCTTCAACCACTTTGTTCCAACAGGAGAGAGAACTACAATCCAAATGGGAGTTTCTGCGACAAATCGAAGAGGCTTACTTCAGGCAGCGGTCGCGCATCAACTGGCTCAAAGAAGGGGACTTAAACACGGCTTACTTCCACCGGATCACTCAGCTTCGGAATGCATTCAACGCCATCAGATCCTTCACAACTCTCTCTGGTACACTGGTCGACAATCCCATTGAGATGAGCTATATGGCAGTTAGTCACTTCCAGTCAATCCTTGGTCCTCTGATTTTGCCTCCTCTTACCATTTCCCCAGCCTGGATTCAGTCTCGAATCACTTTTCGTTGCTCTCCTGCACTAAAACAATCAATGGTCACCTTACCATCTATGGAAGAGATTCGAGTAGTGATGTTTAAGCTAAATGCAAATAAAGCGGCAGGGCCTGACGGCTATACCTCTGCTTTCTACAAAGCGAGTTGGGAGATTCTGGGTCAGGAAGTCCAAGGTAGCATCCTCAAGTTCTTTCAAACTTCTTTCCTCCCTTCGGCAATCAATGCAACAACTCTTGCTCTGATTCCAAAAACTCCAGGCGCCACTCTAGTGTCGGATTTCAGGCCCATTTCATGCCTCAATACCCTCTATAAGGTCATCTCCAAACTGTTAGTTTCTCGACTTAAGCCAGTTCTCCCGGATCTGATCCAAAGGAACCAGTCTGCATTTATAAAAGGAAGACTGTTAGTAGAAAATACATTGCTAGCAGCAGAGCTTGTTAATGGCTACCACAAAGAAAAAGGACCAAAGCGCATTACAATAAAGGTCGACATAGCAAAAGCATTCGACACAATACGATGGGAGTTTATCTTCAGCTGTCTGCGAGGCATTGAAATCCCTGAACTCTACATTCGTTGGTTGCAAGCCTGTATCTGCACCCCTTCTTTCTCAGTGGGTTTCAACGGTAATGTGCACGGGTATTTCAAAGGCTCCAGAGGGTTGCGGCAAGGAGATCCGCTCTCTCCTTACCTCTTCGTCATTGCTATGAACTGTCTCTCGTTCATGCTTGACCAAGCTGCACAAGGAGGCAAATTTCACTATCACCATAAATGTCAAAATCAAAAGCTAACTCACTTATGCTTTGCAGATGATTTGCTTATCTTCGTAGATGGCTCGCTAAACTCACTGCAAAGCGTTCTTCAAGTCTTAAAAGAGTTTGAAGAAGTCTCGGGCTTAGCAATTAGCCTCCCAAAGACAAGTTTCTTCACTTCTGGCCTCTCGGACCctgaaatcaatcaaatcaagtCAGAAACAGGCTTATCTCACGGTCAACTCCCAATCCGCTACCTAGGAGTTCCCCTCTGCACAAAGAAACTCACCCTTTTAGACTGTGCTCCGCTTATCCAAAAGGTGAAAGGCAGATTTAATGCGTGGTCAACTAAGACCCTTTCCTTCGCAGGCAGACTCCAACTGTTAAATACAGTCATAAACGGGATCACAAACTTCTGGTCCTCTGCGTTTGTACTGCCAAAGAGATGCATTAATATCCTGAACTCTTTGTGTGGTGCGTTCTTGTGGAAAGGAACTACGGAGGGCCATCACTCAGCAAGGGTGGCTTGGGCGACGGTAACAGCTGCAAAAAGTGAAGGAGGGTTAGGAATACGGGATCTGAAAAGTTGGAACAAGGCATGTATGATCAAACTTATCTggctccttttcttttgttcaggCTCTGTTTGGGTAGCTTGGTTTAGAGGATCTGTTCTCTCGGGTAATCTTAGTAACTTCTGGACGCGGAAGCCAAACACCAAGTATTCCTGGCTCGCGAATAAACTCCTAAAAATGAGAGAAGAGATTTACCCCTGGATCAAGTTGAAAGTGGGAAATGGAAAAAATTGTAGTTTTTGGAGTGACCATTGGTCGAAACTGGGAAGAATGTCAACCTACCTCCACCGTGAAGGCATTTTAGGAATCCCGAAAGGAGCCACTTTAGCAGACTTATGGCATCGAGGAGCATGGAGGTTGCCTCCTGCACGGTCAGAAACGCAGGTCAACTACCACATAGAGCTCTCAACTATTCATCTTTCAGACGATCCTGACACACATACTTGGTGGATTGACGATCAATTAAAGGATGCCCACTCAACAGGAAAAATATGTCAAGCCCTCAAATGTAACCTCCCTACGGTTTCATGGCATAAGGTAGTTTGGTTCTCTAGAGGGATCCCGAAACATAAATTTCTCACATGGCTATTTGTGTTGAATCGAAACCCTACTCGGGACAGACTAAGAGAATGGGGACTGCAAGTCGACCCAGTTTGCTTACTTTGCAATGGCGAGGATGAAAGCCGAGACCATCTCTTCTTTAACTGCCCTTTCAGCTGGACCATCTGGCACACCACAGCTCGCCGCTGCTCACATAATGCAATTCGATCATGGAATGGAACAATTCAGAGCCTTATCTCCCTCAGAGGAAGTCGAAACGCCAGGTTACTGCTCCTCATCGCTTGGCAAGCCACGATCTATGCCCTATGGACAGAGAGGAACCATCGACTTCACAGAAACTCTTTCAAATCGGCGGATCTTATCATCCGTCAGATTGACACCTTGATCAGAAACAGAGCCTTAAGTTTCCGCGACTCAAATCCTGCCCTCACCTCATCTATACTTCTCCAATGGTTCGCAGGATCAGCACACTGACCAGGtttgaaaccctaatcgccCGTGGAGGCCATGAGATCTAAAGCTCGAAGATTTTTCTCTCTCAATCATTGATGGCTATTGAAGGTGGTTTGAAGTGTCTATACCGCCCAACCGTCTATCTGGTTCACTCCTAACTATTTGGTTCAATTTTAACTCCTCGGTTCAATATTGGTTCTGTCCTAATTATGGGTTTAAATTTAGCTACTACTTAATTAGAGTTTTCATAATTTGAGCTTCCTTTTGGGCCTCGCCCTGtaaacattttgtttctctctctttttttatttgaatgccctttaacaaaaaaaaaaaaaaaaaattatggtaagAATATAATGTTATATGTCAAACTAGATTGCGAGTGATTATATGAACTAAATAACaagaaaagtaattataaataaatatgacaaaaataaattttataatgtatCAAACTCATACTAATTTCATTCTATGGATTAAAAGAaagcatctctatattattattatataaaaattaatatatgaacgggttaattattttattctctttttaacattaaaattgaacttataattatttaaacaaataactatataaatcttGGATTCAAATGTATCAATGATTTGACCTAAAATTGTTAATAAGATATGTCGATTAAAgtatcaacaacaaaattattaaaaatattgttgttATGATTAAAATTTTACTGTTCAAtcatgttacaaaaaaaaactttaaactttacaatttatataaatataagttgGGATGTTCTACTCtcataaaacaatttatataaaacCCAATTTTATCCTTAATAATGAGACATTTGATTAGTTCTCGAATTCAAACCGACATGGTACAAAATCATCCAGACATCCACTATAGTTTggattcatttatttattaaaaaaagatattaaaaaaataatatacaattttaactaaaattgaatcaaaatttGGATTAGAAAATATGCTATTAATATCATGGAAACTGGAAAGTACATTAATGATTATGCAAGTATTAATTGATACAATTATTTCTCATATAACGTGATTTATTATGCTTAAATGTATGGATTACATTTTTGCcatatattaaacatttttgtaactaaaacaaaacgaaaattatGG encodes the following:
- the LOC104756973 gene encoding uncharacterized protein LOC104756973 isoform X1; the encoded protein is MKSMLSANRWFPEIRVSGSNPASAKAEGGSNRPPPFPPDPPDISPLISFSDFPPLTPTSPSSLSPLTKTDYVDPERVILALPALHKSTPVVVNPQAQAILNSYNLSLAPKPRSANTATVSQGKTVAQTDGLLTKSPPKVTRLLLNPFHPKTLSQETQEEHAQLNPSHPEPLAQETQKVQAQQSSQPSVIPPLTSCNQEKTRPTIASSSSSLPRCPGDPSGAISPEGPLLPSPPSSAPVTVTQTQQLEKSHQSVQQQTSSSRPETLAQKLKKSADRTLTRLAPVDYSPEGKPRIVIPDAVFQEGAELHKDFIIGTFKGRLPPYKQIHSVLSHMWGRGQRLEIHLNHSKNSMLVRLPNEFIRTKVLEKKLWYIGDSMFLVAQWNASGGENMNLDAIPIWAHLKGMPFDLMHHKGISLVAGLVGEPKEMDEFTRNLVSLSEAHVKVERNLTEPLPSSVEIQRESGEIITISVEYPWVPPTCSHCKDIGHVIRYCPSVAPSWVQKQKTNEKPLPKGHNAETPPFHAPTSSSIPDPGASSGLSSGCSPLPPSPPTSLVSETLPPAVQFSVPQEKTTTNHPIRPQSKAKARKPPTTQNKSTPLRNISIPISTNPFDILTNQPPPSQIPNPSSETPPSPNVLPNPPNPPTSPLPPSAMQIDPPTSSDPNSPTLANLPHKGEDPNQL
- the LOC104756973 gene encoding transcription factor MEE8-like isoform X2, producing MNNDEEFLRLWLERVNSLADPEAHSNVRRINNEGGEENARQKRPAESKSDGKKSRVKRQCATKSPDELLAKEMKRELIRTKLEELKAVTPNCPQTDVNAMLDCTIEYVRHLQLAILFIAFHEYVRNTKM